DNA sequence from the Streptomyces sp. HUAS 15-9 genome:
ACGGCAGGCGGTCTGTACTACTGGGCGGCCAAGCTCGCTCCGTCCCACGGCGCGGCCTGGTCCTGGTTCACCGGCTGGTTCAACTTCCTCGGCCAGGTCGCGGTGACCGCGGGCATCGACTTCGGCGCGGCCTTCTTCCTCAACGCGCTGCTCGACCTGCAGTTCGGCTTCTCCGCCACCCCCGGGCACACCATCCTGCTCTTCGGGATCGTGCTGGCCGTTCACGGCGCGCTGAACACCTTCGGCGTCAAACTCGTCTCCTTCCTCGGCAACGTCAGCGTGTGGTGGCACATCCTCGGCGTGCTGATCATCGTCGGCGCGCTCGTGATCTTCCCCTCGAAGCACCAGTCGGCGGACTTCGTCTTCACTCACTTCGTCAACGGCACCGGCTGGGGCTCCAGCCTCTACGTCGGACTCCTCGGCCTGCTGCTGGCCCAGTACACCTTCACCGGCTACGACGCCTCGGCGCACATGACCGAGGAGACCCACAACGCGGCCGAGGCCGGACCGCGCGGCATCGTGATGTCGATCCTGGTCTCCCTCGTCGCCGGCTGGGTCCTCCTGCTCGGCATCACCTTCGCCATCCAGAGCTACGACGGCGCCCTGACCAGCTCGACCGGCGTCCCCCCGGCGCAGATCTTCATCGACGCCCTCGGCGAGACCGGTGGCAAGCTGCTGCTGCTCATCGCGATCGGCGCCCAGTTCTTCTGCGGCATGTCCTCGGTCACCGCGAACTCCCGCATGATCTACGCCTTCTCCCGGGACGGCGCACTGCCCGGCTCGCAGGTGTGGCACAGCATCAACAAGCGGACCAAGACCCCCACCAACGCGGTCTGGCTGGCGGCGGGCGGCGCCTTCGTCCTCGGTCTGCCCTATCTGTGGAACGCCACCGCGTACGCGGCCGTCACCTCGATCGCCGTCATCGGCCTGTACATCGCCTACGTCATGCCCGTCTTCCTGCGGCTGCTCCAGGGCGACAACTTCGAGCGCGGGCCCTGGCACCTGGGCCGCTGGAGCCGGCTCGTCGGCGTCATCGCCGTCGCCTGGACGCTGATCATCACCGTCCTGTTCATGCTGCCCACGGCCAGCCCTGTCACCGGCAAGAACTTCAACTACACCCCGATCGCCGTCCTCATCGTCCTCGGCTTCGCCGGAGTGTGGTGGCTGGTCTCGGCGCGCAACTGGTTCAAGGGCCCGAAGGTCCAGGGCACCGCCGAAGAGCTGGCGGCGATCGAGCACGAACTCGAGTTCTGAGCCGGAACGCCGGAGCGCTGGGGCCTGCCTGCGGCAGGAAGGCGTGACGGACGGCGACCACCGGTCGGCGCGGTGCCCCTGTCGCGTATCGCTCCGCCTGCCCCCGGCGACCGGGGGCAGGCCGCGTCCGCGGCGACGAGGACGGATGGCCTCGTCGCCGCGGACGACCCGGGCACCGACGCATGTGCCGTTCATCGCACGTGCCGGTCATCGTCCGTCGTCGATCCGCTCGGCGAGAAGCATCGCCGTGTCGTCGGCCAGGTTGCCCCCCGTGTGCTCGAGCAGTCCCTGGTGGATGCGGTCCAGGAGATCCGACGGGCCGCACGGGTGCGCCGCTTCCACGGCCTCGGGCAGGGCGAAGAACACGTTGTCGGGGCTTCGGGCCTCGATCACGCCGTCGGTGTACAGCAGCAGACGATCACCGGGCACAAACGGAAAGCTCTCGACCGGCGGAGGAGAATCGGTGATGAACTCCTCCATGCCCAGAGGCGGCAGCTCCGTGCTGGTCTTCAGTGCCTCGACCTTGCCGTCGCGCACCACCAGTGGTGGCGGATGGCCGCGATTCACCACCTGAACCTCGAAGCTGTCGGTCACCTCTGCCACGACCGCGGTGACGAAATCCTCGGCCCGATACTTCGCGTCGTCCTGACCGACTGCCGTAGGTCCGGCGGACTCCCGCTCGATCGCCGCCGCGCAGTGGTTCACCACCTCCGCCAGATCAGCCTCGTAGTGCGCGGCCTCCCGGAAGGCACCCAGTACGGCCGCTACCAGACGTACCGCGGGCAGGCCCTTGCCACGGACATCACCCACGATCATCCGCACCCCGAACCGCGTCTGCGTGGCCTCGTACAGATCACCGCCGATCTGCGCCCCAGTCTCCGCCGCGAGGTACATGCTGGCCATCCTCACCGGACCCAGCCGGTCAGGCACACCCCTCAGGAGGACCCGCTGCGCGGCCTCGGCGATCCGGCGAACCTGGGCGAGCTCGATCCGCCTGCGCGTCCGCATGGCGTTGCTCACGGCGACACTGGCCCCCGACACGATGAGCAGGGACGCGAGGTTGGTGTAGACCTGGCCACCCCAGCTGTGGTGGAGGCCGGCCGTGATCAGGGTGACGACGCAGGCGCCGGCCGCTACCGAAAGGATGCCCTTCGGGCCCCATGTCAGCGAAGCCAGGGCCGGTGTCGCGGTGAGGAAGGTGCCGGTCACCACGGTGTGTGCGGGGGAGAGCTCGATGACCAGCGCCAACGGTACGATCATGAACGGAGCCCACCGTCCGAGCATGAACAGGACCCGGCCATGACCGCCCGCCTCCGATGGACCGGATGAGCGGAAGAGCGGCCGCATAGGTACAGCCTGACGCACCGAAGTCGAGTGTTCCACTCGCTCGAGGAGCCGAGCTCACGGCAGCAGTCGGCGTTCCTTCGCGGCCGCCACCGCACCCGCGCGGGTGTCGACACCGAGTTTGTCGTAGATGCGGCGCAGGTGGGTCTTGACCGTGGCCTCGCTGAGAACGCCCCCACCTCCCAGTTGGCCGACCGTCTTCAGCGGACCCCGAACCTGAAGGACATCCCCGGCACCCTGTTCCTGGCAGGCGCTGCCCCGTCACCGACGGCAACGCACCGATCGCCGGCATCGGTGTCGCAGGCGCTCCGTCCGGGGCGCTGGACGAGAAGTTCGCGCAGGCGGGGGCGAACGCGGTGGGCCGCCGCCAGGGGGTGTCGTTCGGATTATCCCGGCGTCGCGGGCCTCGTGAGGTCGTCCGCCATCTGCTGGGCCCAGCGGCGACGGGCTCGCCGCACATCGTCCCCCACGGCCCCTGGCCCCCAGAGGCATTCCTCGTAGACCGGCGCCAGGTCGGCCGGGTCGTCCAGGGCGGTCAACGTGTCGCTGATCGCTTGATGCAGTTCCAGGTCGGAGTACAGCGACGTGTGGTCGAGGCTGCTCAGGTACAGCGCGGCGACATGCGCCGAGTCCTGGTCGGGGTGTCGGCCGTGGGAGGTCATGCAGTCCCTCCTCATGGTGGAGGATGCGCGAACGGACTTTGAGGTATCGCAGGTGGGGCCGCGTTCCGTAACGCGCACCGTGTCACAGTCCGGTGGTTGTGGCTAGGTTGTTGGTGGATTGTGTTCGTATTGTGCACGGGCTGTTCGCCAGGCTTGTGGTTCATGTCACTCAAGGCCCTGTGAACTCTTCGCGCCTCCCGTGCCACTCACCCACAGAAAGCGGTGCCCGGGCGACCCCCCGGGTTCAACCACTGGAGGGGTGACACCATGGGACGGGCGACGGCTCCCACTCGCCGGCGCGGTCGAAGGACACGATCCACGGGTTCTCGGTTCATCGAGCTGGTAGCTGCCTGCGCGGTGTTCCTGTCAGGCTGCGGCGGGACCGATTTGACCGGGGCGAGGCCCCAGCAGGGAACCAGACCTGCCTCCGCGGCCCCCACGCCCGCCACGGGTACCTGCCTCGACCGGATCGGCTCGCAGATGTCGCCCGCCCAGAAGGTGGGCCAGTTGTTCGTGGCAGGAGTGCGTGTCAGGCCGGGCAGTGAACGGACCATGGCGGGGAGTCTGACCGCCCTGGGCAACCACCACGTCGGCTCGGTGATCCTCATGGGACCGAGTGGTGCCGGCACGTCGGCGATCAAGGCCGTGACGGAGCGTGTGGGTCTGCTCGGCCAGACCGTCGGAGAGAACCGCGTCGCCCCTCTGGTCTCGACCGACCAGGAAGGCGGCCAGGTGCAGCCGCTGCGCGGGCCCGGCTTCACCGACATCCCGCCCGCCCTCGCCCAGGGCGACTGGAGCGAGCAGCAACTGCGCCGGCAGGCGGCACGATGGGCGGCCGAACTGCGCGGAGCGGGCATCGACCTCGACCTGGCCCCGGTCGCCGACGTCGTCTCCTCGGACATGGGACGGGCCAATGGCCCCATCGGTCGCTACGACCGTCAGTTCGGCCACACCGCCGA
Encoded proteins:
- a CDS encoding amino acid permease, which produces MPTDKSVTEPEREKVLSGDAQRLHELGYAQELARSMSAFSNFAISFTIISVLSGCLTLYGFGMVTGGPAMITWGWPLVGVMTLFVGLAMAEVCSSYPTAGGLYYWAAKLAPSHGAAWSWFTGWFNFLGQVAVTAGIDFGAAFFLNALLDLQFGFSATPGHTILLFGIVLAVHGALNTFGVKLVSFLGNVSVWWHILGVLIIVGALVIFPSKHQSADFVFTHFVNGTGWGSSLYVGLLGLLLAQYTFTGYDASAHMTEETHNAAEAGPRGIVMSILVSLVAGWVLLLGITFAIQSYDGALTSSTGVPPAQIFIDALGETGGKLLLLIAIGAQFFCGMSSVTANSRMIYAFSRDGALPGSQVWHSINKRTKTPTNAVWLAAGGAFVLGLPYLWNATAYAAVTSIAVIGLYIAYVMPVFLRLLQGDNFERGPWHLGRWSRLVGVIAVAWTLIITVLFMLPTASPVTGKNFNYTPIAVLIVLGFAGVWWLVSARNWFKGPKVQGTAEELAAIEHELEF
- a CDS encoding PP2C family protein-serine/threonine phosphatase is translated as MIVPLALVIELSPAHTVVTGTFLTATPALASLTWGPKGILSVAAGACVVTLITAGLHHSWGGQVYTNLASLLIVSGASVAVSNAMRTRRRIELAQVRRIAEAAQRVLLRGVPDRLGPVRMASMYLAAETGAQIGGDLYEATQTRFGVRMIVGDVRGKGLPAVRLVAAVLGAFREAAHYEADLAEVVNHCAAAIERESAGPTAVGQDDAKYRAEDFVTAVVAEVTDSFEVQVVNRGHPPPLVVRDGKVEALKTSTELPPLGMEEFITDSPPPVESFPFVPGDRLLLYTDGVIEARSPDNVFFALPEAVEAAHPCGPSDLLDRIHQGLLEHTGGNLADDTAMLLAERIDDGR